Proteins found in one Triticum urartu cultivar G1812 chromosome 4, Tu2.1, whole genome shotgun sequence genomic segment:
- the LOC125550713 gene encoding hemolysin A encodes MMACRLRLHQLRLVGVRPTCCFPSRNLAAVKSQKIQPPKKKKRLDEACLERYQQYSRTYIQSWILQGKVHVNGRVVNKAGTQVSDKSVIEIKAEIPKYVCRAGHKLEAAIKEFGVDCDGKIALDSGLSTGGFTDCLLQHGASHVYGVDVGYGQVAEKIRVHENVSVIERTNLRHLTKLPQLVDLVTLDLSFISILVVMPAVVKVMKTDSTLITLIKPQFEARRSQVGKGGIIRDPLVHKEVLDRIISGVEQFGFRNGGWIKSPLKGAEGNTEFLACFERIPMPEPHTEAEAGAEAEAAAQAEAEPEAVVEAQAQAEAEPEPEET; translated from the exons ATGATGGCCTGCCGGCTACGGCTCCACCAGC TTAGGCTGGTTGGAGTCCGGCCGACCTGCTGCTTTCCGTCCAGGAACTTGGCGGCTGTCAAATCCCAGAAAATCCAGCCCCCAAAGAA GAAAAAGCGATTGGATGAGGCGTGCCTTGAGAGGTATCAACAATACAGTAGAACGTACATCCAGTCATGGATTCTTCAGg GTAAGGTCCATGTAAACGGAAGGGTTGTGAACAAAGCTGGAACACAAGTATCTGACAAGTCAGTCATAGAAATCAAGGCTGAAATCCCGAAATATGTATGTAG GGCTGGGCATAAGCTTGAGGCAGCTATCAAAGAATTTGGAGTTGACTGTGATGGAAAGATAGCCCTTGATTCAGGGCTGTCTACAGGTGGTTTTACCGACTGTTTACTTCAGCATGGGGCATCACATGTGTACGGTGTTGATGTTGGCTATGGACAG GTGGCTGAAAAAATTCGTGTGCATGAAAATGTCTCAGTAATTGAACGTACAAACTTGAGACATCTTACTAAGCTGCCACAACTGGTTGACCTGGTGACGTTGGACCTATCATTCATCTCAATTCTTGTG GTTATGCCTGCAGTGGTCAAAGTAATGAAGACAGACTCAACATTGATAACACTTATCAAACCTCAGTTTGAAGCTCGTAGATCTCAG GTAGGAAAAGGTGGGATTATTCGAGACCCTCTGGTTCATAAGGAG GTGTTAGATAGGATAATTTCAGGCGTTGAGCAGTTTGGATTTCGCAATGGGGGCTGGATCAAGTCTCCGCTGAAGGGCGCAGAAGGGAACACAGAGTTTCTTGCCTGCTTTGAGAGGATCCCAATGCCAGAGCCACACACTGAGGCAGAAGCAGGGGCAGAGgcagaggcggcggcgcaggcggaGGCAGAGCCAGAGGCAGTGGTTGAAGCACAGGCACAGGCAGAGGCAGAGCCAGAGCCAGAGGAAACATGA
- the LOC125550714 gene encoding uncharacterized protein LOC125550714, whose translation MPRPSSKAPSSTSQPRRASPSPTPSPATAPRPKNPGAAAQRRRSPLSDLNSGDASAARAGCFRFLLSSASGSKPLCASTPRTPASGPAPRAEAKRRVAAAGHLPDQESRAKAEQGPDRDPRRRRDEPIGCRIRRVEPEKKQQGRARRQQQQEDHLEALTPERKADAGSNPSSGATPPIHASISPEVLAGGAATPACFAAGHHVVPGVRDRRKCRARGILDIAGEGTSEELDCEPSRASIHWLSSPSGEAGTCSTKCGKEASVIWLSSPRDEGATCLFDDEIFLPKCSSEDAFWELFPGLLGSPVLGGLLDFDTPASELSETTPSSGFLPVQRTPSTGDSISPFSLIVKRASSHSSRLSSLCAQRGLGSSYGNDSATDPTRISGESWSENGSTGKCSGLARVSSRPLTRMDPVVECLEMMSLSPRPGDADYDQNDEDGALPATLPELSFQFAGASTPLESIDLSSFKRSPCDTELKGKEASFRKPASTEARISWREGLVSRIFDMGDLDCCQWLSDDEDGPLIPGNVEALPDTALQPGSACCLQEDSKQSGFGSVEFGCSDGGLNYDSSKATPNPVQVAESMRAEGFELVSSDDSDWTLLYKNGLFET comes from the coding sequence atGCCCAGGCCATCCTCCAAGGCACCCTCCTCCACGTCCCAGCCGAGGAGGGCCTCCCCTTCGCCCACCCCTTCCCCGGCCACCGCGCCCAGGCCCAAGAACCCCGGCGCCGCGGCGCAGCGCCGCCGCAGCCCCCTGTCGGACCTCAACTCCGGGGACGCCTCCGCCGCGCGGGCCGGATGCTTCCGCTTCCTCCTCTCCTCCGCCTCGGGCTCCAAGCCGCTGTGCGCGTCCACCCCGAGGACCCCCGCGTCCGGCCCGGCGCCCCGGGCGGAGGCCAAGAGGCGCGTGGCGGCCGCTGGCCATCTGCCGGATCAGGAGTCGAGGGCCAAGGCGGAGCAGGGGCCGGATCGTGACCCCAGAAGACGGAGGGACGAGCCGATCGGTTGTCGGATCAGGAGGGTGGAGCCGGAGAAGAAGCAGCAGGGGCGGGCGAggaggcagcagcagcaggaggaTCACCTCGAGGCCCTGACGCCGGAGAGGAAGGCGGACGCGGGGTCCAATCCGTCCTCCGGAGCGACGCCCCCGATCCACGCTTCGATCTCGCCGGAGGTGCTGGCCGGCGGCGCCGCGACGCCGGCGTGCTTCGCGGCCGGGCACCACGTCGTGCCAGGCGTCCGCGACCGGCGCAAATGCCGGGCGAGGGGCATCCTTGACATCGCCGGCGAGGGCACCAGCGAGGAGCTCGACTGTGAGCCGTCCCGGGCGTCGATCCACTGGCTGTCCTCGCCATCGGGCGAGGCCGGTACGTGTTCGACGAAATGCGGAAAGGAGGCGTCAGTCATCTGGCTGTCATCTCCACGCGATGAAGGTGCCACGTGTTTGTTCGACGACGAGATCTTCCTGCCCAAATGCTCATCGGAGGACGCATTCTGGGAACTCTTCCCGGGGCTGTTGGGTTCGCCGGTCCTTGGAGGTCTGCTGGATTTTGACACGCCGGCGTCGGAATTGTCCGAAACGACACCATCGTCCGGATTCCTTCCGGTGCAGAGGACACCGAGCACTGGTGACAGCATTAGCCCCTTCTCGCTTATTGTGAAGAGGGCATCATCGCATTCCTCTAGGCTAAGCTCCTTGTGTGCCCAGCGAGGACTGGGCAGCAGCTATGGCAACGATTCGGCAACAGATCCGACACGGATCTCTGGCGAGTCATGGTCTGAAAATGGCAGCACAGGCAAGTGCTCAGGGTTAGCGAGGGTTAGCAGTCGCCCACTAACGAGGATGGACCCAGTGGTAGAATGCCTCGAGATGATGAGTTTGTCCCCAAGGCCCGGGGATGCTGATTATGATCAAAATGATGAAGATGGTGCCCTGCCTGCTACATTGCCTGAGCTCAGCTTCCAGTTTGCTGGTGCTTCGACACCTCTGGAATCCATAGACCTGAGCTCTTTCAAGAGATCTCCTTGTGACACAGAATTGAAGGGGAAGGAGGCAAGTTTCCGGAAGCCGGCATCAACCGAGGCTCGGATATCTTGGCGAGAAGGGCTAGTCAGCAGAATATTTGATATGGGTGATCTGGATTGCTGCCAATGGTTGtctgatgatgaagatggaccaCTTATCCCGGGCAATGTCGAGGCGTTGCCCGATACAGCTTTGCAGCCAGGCAGTGCTTGTTGCCTGCAGGAGGATAGCAAGCAATCTGGCTTCGGCTCCGTCGAGTTTGGTTGCAGTGACGGTGGATTAAATTATGACAGTAGCAAGGCCACTCCAAACCCTGTTCAAGTGGCAGAGTCTATGAGAGCAGAAGGATTCGAGCTCGTCTCGTCCGATGACTCGGATTGGACTCTCTTGTACAAGAATGGCTTGTTTGAAACATGA